The sequence below is a genomic window from Uranotaenia lowii strain MFRU-FL chromosome 2, ASM2978415v1, whole genome shotgun sequence.
aatatttcttctagaaattgttgttcagacccaaacaaacaatctgacatagataaactaaactttctttaagtttttcactaaaaacacgacactgtttgatcacacacgaattcaagttCGTACTTGACATaaacagtgtgtttttgttttgcatattttggctacaaaaagggcattcaaatccgaattttcgttaaaaggtGAGTGTTTGAGACCGATATTtaagtgaaagcagaaaatttatgataaaacgcacctttaagccatgcaacatcagccatttcagaaaattcatcaccaaaatggttcagcattatattaaaatggtcagaaggggtatccaaagtgttgtatctgaagcggatgttcaaaattccgtaatgcattagtaaatgaaggtcttttgcttaaaacaacagtcaccaaaaattgagttccaaaaagttatcaatattgcaagaaaacagcaaacatattaatcaaagttgataaaacgtaccggaacatgtattcaattcattttaagaccgatacactgactcatctgtgaattagtttggaaaaaatattgcgtttgcacttgcccccataaacggggcaagtgcaaattttgattttttttcacaaaagcaccgtttctttttaccaacattttttaatttttcttttccaaCGGGAATTGgttgagaactattttagtgatgcaacgaacgataattgataatttttgaacatatacatatttttctaggacatgtgaaagttgaactatagtgaaaaccgtttgcacttgccccggtgtaccttatatgaagttattattgtgtacttcaaaaaaaagaaactttcagcctgataactggaagaatttgaatatttaaaaaagattttatatctgattttgatttatggaaaactttaaaaaatatagatatttttcttggtataaaattaaatttatccaTCAATTAGGTATAgatatgttttgaataaattctctcaagttcaaaatggattttttttccttaatcatgattttacaattcaaatcgtgaataaatatttcttaaagttcaaaataactcaggggaatttttaatcaagccttgaattgaaaattatgaaaatggaaTGTTGACGATCTGTTATCGTTTtgctgaataattttaaatcatgattcatttttcacctggtctgaaatttatttttgaattcgtttttagatttttatttgaatctgggtgattttttaattgtatttctatgattcttatgtccgaagcattaaattctggttttgaatcaaaattcaaaatcgctTTCGTTTTCTatgttttcggaaaaaatgaAGTCAAATTCGTAAACTTAACTTCTaagtatttattttcaagcaaatttctagttcaggataaggaacatcattttaaatatattattgATGACTTGCCTGAAAGAGGAATGATTCAAAACCTTgaaaatctggattctgaattttggattttgaaacccccccccatgaccgggtccttcgcacgggcctggtcaGTTATATGAGCAAACACATCTTATTGCGGCCActaatgggattcgaacccaaaagtttttcttgtcgatatcgggaatcgaacccagtatgGCATACCaagaccagactcgcgccagcctatccgctaaaccacatcggcgctctaattcatttttttttagaaactcatacgcattttcaatatttagataatatttttccgaaaatgAAAACCAAACTTAGTAGccatcctgagtttttgtttcatattgagattcgtaatttttaaactttgttcttatggaaaattttaacataacgAAGCTTCAAATGCCGattcttttttttgaaattttaattttttataaagattCGCAAGTTGaaaaagaattacataaatgaaatTAGGAATCGACATGTTCCAATTGAAATTATAGTTATGAATACATGATTTGAGGgctctgaacaaaatttcaatcctcggctcttattttaaattgttatctgaaatctaaattcagataccgttttttttgtacattttggaacacgtattgaaattccgagacagatttaaaatcaaaattttcaattcaggttcgaaaatcagattcagaatttccattcaaaattcagtttttgattCAGCTCGTCAATGAGTTGCATGATGTTTTTCTCGCTCGTGGAATTTTTTGCGCTTGAATTTTCggggaaagtgaaaatttttaataataatttcttATTGTAGTGAAGACCACTTTATCCGAACAGGTTTTCGACTGGTTGaagtaatgaaaaaagttttgctttTTGTTTCGGTTGTGAAAGTTTTATcgcaaattttgtgttaaagttaataaatcttcatttttaaacaatttaataaaattggtATGTTTGAAGTGTGCGAGGGAGTTCTATTGTGAATAGACTGAGTTGAAGTTGTGTACCGGAAATTTGTTGCAATCATAGTGACAGAAACAGATAATCTTGTGAATAAAATGAATTCGAGATGAAACTTTCACAACCgaaacaaaaaccaaatttttttcattacttcaACCAGTCGAAAAACTTTTCGGATAAAACGGTCTTCACTACAATaagaaattatatttaaaattttcactttccccGAAAATTCAAGCGCAAAAAATTCCACGAGCGAGAAAAACACCACggaactcatttacgagctaaatcaaaaactgaattttgaatggaaattcTGAATCGAAATTTcgaacctgatttttttttgctacgtcatgttttaattaaattttattttgctttattCACTCTCAGTTGAACTATCTTATCGCGGTATGGGGCAGGGCTTCCCTGTCTATCCTCGGGCGATTGCAGACTTTACAAAATCGTTgcataaaaaccatattcaaacttCCTTATCTCTACCCTACGTCTTTACTGTACTCGAATACAACTTACAATATTTTACCTCTTACCCACTTGTGTAGTCTGCAAACATTATTGTATGTCTTCGACAATTTGAACTCATTAGACAACACAAGAAATTATTGTTTAACTCAGGCACTCGTTCTCGCCATACTCGTCAATCACATCATTTGCTTCGAAGCCGTTGTTTAACATCTTTTGGTTAACGCAGAATTTCTTACATTGGACCTGCTTCTTACAATTGTCTTTCAGAAGTTGTCAAAAATGCTAACAAccgcaacattttcaaatcgaaaGTGATACGTTACCTCAAGAAACTTCAGTCATAAACCTAATCATCAtgtcagtattttttattttttgttacacatatattttaacttaatttttttctaaagtaacgttaacatttttttgtaatttttttcctagtTTGTACATAAACtatatcaattattttttaatttgttttttttttgtattaattatttagaaaatatggatctcttcaaaggaatactctttccactgagattcattcttagtttagtttagtttacttgtaagtaaaaaacatttttgctaaggttctcagcatgaataaatttttctcgcgtttttttgtttgctgcaagacatgctgagaacagaaagcgtccattaccagggggctcatatgagctttttggtgtgggggagtgtggtgggccgcttgatatgtgaaaaaaatttccatgtcCCCAAACAACAAAGTTTTAAAGAGTTGTTTCTTGAAaagtgatttaattttttttcaatcattggaATGGGttgatattgaattttaaaagaacatAGAAGTGGATTTTCTAACATGCGCTGGTGTtaggctgtttttttttaaatattttttctttcccGTGGTTATCATAGATTGCTTTGCTGCGATGCGGCCGTATGAGTTAATGTCTTTTTGTAGTTTGTAAATAATACTTTGACTAAATATGGTTCTGGTACCTATATTTGAATGGTAAATTCTTGTCTTATGTATAATATTTATGCccattgaaagttttcaacaacTTGGACCTTGATGGACCTAATCgaatatgaaaattcaaaagtcaTCAACCACCCCTTCCTTCATAGAGAAATAAcaagttaagaaaaaatattttgaatttttttatgagcAATGAATAAATGTAATCATTTATATTCATCcacattatttttatcatattttttggcattgaaatctttaaacaaGGAAAAATTCAGTGCtctattaatcatttttttgaaaattggattttatttatttaaagtgtttgaaattgttcaaaagtttaataaatttcgcctttttttatttgaacatattataagtttttcttaaaaattgaaagctgtctttaaaaaattattacaagTTCTAAtcaaatatgcaaaattttaatagctAGATAACTCGGTTTTaaccggacttgcccggatatttaatttaaaaaaaaaaacaggaaaggCTCTACCCAGCCCGGTTTtccaaatttcgtcaaaattgctgattttgcccaaatttattcaaaatcaaacaaaaaaaaatcgtttttcgaagaaaaagtAATGACACCaatgttgcccggattttcccaggtttaaaataaaacgtatcCCGGAATCGTGTGGGAGAACTTCTGACAACCTTAAGCTAAGTTTACCAGATTTTGATGCCAGTTTTAAGATTTAAACCATCTATGAGTGTAAGTTTCCCATTTTGTTACTAAAGGATTCTCTATTCGAAGATTGTAGGACGTATTTCAAAAGATTCTATTCAACATGAGGaacaatttttgtaaaagaacttgatgaatgaatgaataatcAATGAAATAGCAAAAAATGTCATATATAAAAATAGGTCATAGATTAAATAAGTATAAATAAAGTTGACGtgatttgtgacattttggatCTTTAGGTTAATAAAATTGGATTTTGAGTATCTTGGCACAAGATTcaagcaataaaataaaaagcgcAAAAAAGGCAATACCGGTTCTAGTGTTGTAactacattggcggtgcaatgcttgacaaaaatatgataaatgaggcacttggagccaaaggggtataagcgCATAAAAggttatttcgagaaaacacacttttaaattgttgtattTGGCCTATTCCTTTATATCTTTCGAGAATTTGTATGTATCTTTCGAATGTAAAGGtatgtaaacaatttttttaataatatgaaaaaaaaatcatcaaatatagatggaaatatgaaaaatcatttggcatcattaacactaaatcgaccattttgtcacccTTTGGTTCTGAGGGcctcaaattgatttttttttgttatggaaaTAATACACAAAATCCGACAACAGATTCGGATTCAAAGCGCTCAGTTCTTCCAAAATGTGTTATTTCACCCATGTGTTATTAAGGCGTTAAGGAATTCATAAATACAGTTGTATGCGCTTGATTTGAGATTTCGATGACGCGTGAACGTTTTGCAGAattcatttgaattatttttatttacgttTCGACGTTGGCTTTGGTATTCAAATAAATGTTCTGAATCATTACGTTTTAATATAGTTTATAAAATATAATCCTAcatgaaaaattacaataacTCAATATCTTGCAGACGCTTAAGCACGGTACCAATTTCGTTGTATAGCTGTTGCCTCATCGCTCTTCTCCGTTCCTGTTCCTGCAACTTCGAGGGAGTCATGTTGATTTCGCTCCGATTCGGTAAATCCTGCCGTTGAAATCCATCACCATCCGGATGAATGGCGGAAGGTTGCTCTAACATTTCAATGTTCGAAGATCTGCCCTGGAATTCTATTTGACTGATGGTTTCATCGATCAGATTCGCGACCTTGGATTTCAGTTCCTGCAACTTATCTTTGACTTCGGTCGTCGATTTTTCTGTTTCGATCGATTCGGTAGAGTTATTTATTGTCATTCCGGTTGCTTTTTCTGTACTACTTTCCTGCCAGTTATTAGTAttcaatgaagattttttcttggTCCCCAAACGATTGCTCGAAGGACATGTCAAACAGCTGTGGGAGCTCTCTTGTTCTTTTAGTAAGGGATTTCTTTTTGCCACGTTATCGTTGTAGCAATCCTTATGATAAGCTGAACTTGATATCCTCGCTTTGGAAGATAGTTCCATCGATCTTCTGAATTCCCTTTCAAGATTGTCAAGAAATAATTCCGGATATTCCGAATGAGTCGGTCCCTGCTGAGGATTTGAGCGATTGGTTGACTTTTGAACATACGATTCTTCCTTCCATGGACTCACGACAGGACATTGTTTCAACTGTTCCTGTGAACCTTGATTGACCTTGTTTATTTCCTATCGAAAACGAATAATATTTATTTGAGCCTCAATTTGGACAGCATTCTACAAATAATATTACCTCTGTCGTTAATCGTCGTTTGTAATCCGAACGAGGGATCAAATATTGTTTGCCATTATATTCGACAGGAACATTGTCGTCATCTTCAAGCTTTTGATTTGTGGCAACTTTCGGATACCGGGAAACTTGATGATACATGATACAAACCTACGGGAAATACCTACTACTTTACGTTTAATAAATAACGCGTTGTTTAAGATGACgttaaaaaaacaagattaCTAGGATAATTTCAACATTCTAAAAAAATGCTttacacataatttttttaggtTAAAAACTCCTTACGAATTAAGGGGCTTGAACTTTTTACCAAATTCTAAGTGAAAATATAACCACAAGATTGATTCGAACCTAAACGAAATCCGTAATTCGAATTTGGAGTTTAAAACCAAACAACAGTTGAATGATTTTGAACTCCACATTCGAGTCACGCTGCGCATGTTCGTGACCGTTTGGAAATATTTccatattgaaatatttcagtTCGAGAGCTTGCGGAAATGCAGCTAGCTTTCCTCTCGAATCTTGTAAGCTTTCGGAGTGACATCTAGCTGTGAGACTCGGAAACCAATTCTGAAAAAACGGAAAGCTTCTATCAACCAATAATGATCTAGATATGTGTTCGTTATCACACaaagttaatttttcattcg
It includes:
- the LOC129749675 gene encoding uncharacterized protein LOC129749675 produces the protein MYHQVSRYPKVATNQKLEDDDNVPVEYNGKQYLIPRSDYKRRLTTEEINKVNQGSQEQLKQCPVVSPWKEESYVQKSTNRSNPQQGPTHSEYPELFLDNLEREFRRSMELSSKARISSSAYHKDCYNDNVAKRNPLLKEQESSHSCLTCPSSNRLGTKKKSSLNTNNWQESSTEKATGMTINNSTESIETEKSTTEVKDKLQELKSKVANLIDETISQIEFQGRSSNIEMLEQPSAIHPDGDGFQRQDLPNRSEINMTPSKLQEQERRRAMRQQLYNEIGTVLKRLQDIELL